The following DNA comes from Flavobacterium sp. N3904.
CGAATCAGATTCTGTATCAATTGTTACATAACTAATAAAGCGATCTATAATATGTTGCATGGTATTTATTTTTAACAAAGATAAACATTTTTAAAAAAGAGATTGTCTGATTTTATTAGAGTTGCAGTCCTATTGGACAAAAAAAAAATCCGCTAAAGCGGATTTTCAAAATAAATTGGTTTTAGTTTTGTTTTAGTAAAGATAGATATTTAAAGATAGATATTTATTGTTTCGCGGCTTTTTCGGCTGCTATTTTAGCTTCAGCTGCTGCTTTTTTCTCAGCTTCAGCTGTAGCTTTTGCAATTTGCTCTTCTAATAGTGTTGATTTTTGCAAAGCTTCTTTTGCTGATTCAGCTAATTTTGCATCTGCTTCAGCTTTTTCTTTTTTGAGTTTTTCGACATCTTTTGATAATTTTTCTTGAGCATCTTTAGCTTTTTCAGCTTCTTTCTCATATGAAGCTATTTTTTCTTTGGAAATTTTTTCAGCTTCTTCTGCTGCTTTTTTATCAGCTTCCGCTTTTGCTTTGGCAGCAACAGCAGCTTCTTTGGCAGCTTTTGCATCAGCTTCGGCTTTTGCTTTAGCCTCTATGGCTGCTACTCTTGCAGCTTCCTTAGATTCAGCTGCTCCTTTTGCATCCGCTTCCGCTTTTGCTTTTGCAGCAATTGCAGCTTCTTTTGCCGCAGCTATTTTGGCTTGCTCTGCCGCTTTTTTGTCAGCCTCCGCTTTTGCTTTTGCAGCTTTTTCTTCTGCCACTTTGGCTTCGGCAAGTGCTTTTTTTTCAGTTTCAATTTTTGCTAAATATGCTTTTTCTTGATCTTTTAAATCTTGCATTTGTTTTTTAAAATCAATTGGAGCAGTTGTCGTCACGGTTTCTTTTGTAATAACTTCGGAAGTAGTTTCAGTACTACTGGACTCTTGGGCAAAGAAAACTGGAGTTACAAATAGAAAAGCAATAATAAAACATATTTTTAATTTCATGATTTAGTGGTATTTGGTTTGACATTTATAATTTTGGTTGAAACAAATATAACTTTTTTTTCATTTTTCTGTATTTTTATTCATAAATTTTTTCTAAATTTTTCTAACAATCGTAATTTTTTTTCGTAATGAATTGTTTTTAGAAAGAAAACCTATGAAAATTTTTCTATATATGTTATTTTACTGTACAAACTAATAAATATTTTTTAAAGCCTCCTTTAACAACAAAAAAAAATGCAAAAAAAAATCTACCAACTTTGATAGATTTTTTTTAATACTTAAAACACAAATTATTTTTCTTTTTTTGGTATTTCTTTACTTTTATCGGTGTCCATCATTTCCATGAGTTTCAAACCAAGTAGTCCACTCATAGAACCATCTGTCCCATTTGTGCCAGAAATAAGGACATCGGGAATCACTTTGATTTTTCCTTTGCCTATTTCTTCGGTTATTTTGTATTTTGTAAAATTATCACCACCCATTGCAGAAACTTGTAGTTGGTATGCCTCAGCAGTTGACTTACCAATTGCCATAATCTTCTCTGCTTCGGCAAGACCTGTTTTAGATATTCTTTCGGCTTCGGCACTTGCAGTAAGTTTAGTTGCTTCGGCTTGTGCGCCTGCTCTTGCTTTGGTAGCTTCGGCTTCAGCATTGGCACGCATTTTAGTGGCCTCAGCTTCGGCATTTACATTTAGTTTCAAACTTGTAGCATCTCCTTCAGCTTTTTTGACGGTTGCATCAGCAGTACGCTGTGCGATTTCAACACTTTGTGATGCTTTTACAATTTCTTTTTGCATATCAGCAATGGCAGTTTCTTTTTCCATTCCTTGGCGTTGTTCTTGTGCCATTTTTTGAGTTTGATAGGTTTTTTGCTCTTCTTCGGCAATTTTTCTATCTGTTAATGTCTTCATCAGTGATTCTGGCGGAACAATGTCTCCTATTAAGGTATCAACAGCATTAACATTGTACTCGTCTAATACGACTTTGATATGGTTTTTGGCCGATTCTTGGCGTTCTTTTCTGGTGGAAAGAAATGAAATCACATCACTTTCTTGAGCAGAGTTTCTAAAATAATTTCCGATGGTTGGTTCCAAAACTTGAGAAACTAGGTTGTTCATGCTTCCAAAGCGGGCAATTACCTTTGGTGCTTCATTGGCAGGAACGTGAATAATTTGAGACACATCCAAATTGAAAGGAAAACCATCTTTGGAACGAACCGTAATCGTAGATAGATTTTGGTCTAGATTATGTGATTCGCTCCTGGCATCGGCCCAGTTCAAAACCAAGTTGGTTGTAGGGACGGGTTCTAATTTTGTAGTGTATTTATTAAGTGCATATTTCCCTGGTCCAAAAGGTTCCATCCAAACGCCTCGTTGTCCTTTTGAAACTATATTTCCATGTTTGAACGTATCTCCGGTTACATCTTGTCCGTCTTCTCCGATATAAGAAATTACAACACCTACATAACCAATAGGTACGTCTGTCATAGGAGTTTGTTCGATTTGTATCGCCCAAGAGTTGATGTAATATGATCCTGCAAGCATCACTTGAGGTTGTAATCCACGATTTCCTCCTTTTTTTAGGAATTGATCAAAATCTTGAAAATTATTGTGACCTTCAACAAATTTACCGGCAATTTGTCCAATCGGAATGGGTTCTCCGTCCATGGCAGTTACAATCCCTACCATATTTTCAGAAATTACAATTTGAGGAGAAATCACGACTTCAAACAAATGCGTATTAATACGGTATGATCCTGTTGTAATAAAAGCAGATTGCCTTCCTTTTTGGCCTCCATTATCAAGGAATAAAGTAGCGTCCTGAAAATTATCCGAACTCACCTTTTGAGCCAGAATGCGTCCAGTTGGAATTTCGGCACCATCTTTGCTTAATAACAATCCTATATTTCCTTCTGGTATAATGGTAAAGGATGCCATGTCAATTCCATATTGCCAAGGCCACATAGCCCAATACAATCCTGGAGCAAGGGTTTTGGCTTGGTAACCAGCTTCTCCTTTTGTAGCGATAATTCTGCCGTCTGGTAAAGATTTATCAGCGCCAAAAAGAACAAATTTCTTGGTAACCAATCCGATTTTGTTTTCTGGAACGATTACCATTCCAAAGAAAACACGTAAAACAAATTTGTAAAAAAGTAAGGATAAAACGATTAAGAATATCCACCAATAGGTAAGAAAAAATAGCATAGCGGTTAAGGTTTAGATTACAAACATAATTTAAATTTTCTTTAGTTTCATTCTAAATTTCAAAATAAAATATTCCATTTTTTTTCATTAACAAGGCAATTATTTAGTTCAAAACAATCTATTTTTTTGGCTATTCTAATTCAAAGAATTATACTTAAATAAACGTCGTTTTCTCTATGTCGTTTTACTTTTTCTTATTAACTATTTGGTATATTTGGGAAAATAAATAAAAAATGAAAAAAAAATACTTTTTAAACGCAAATTTGGTTTCAAAAATCTTTCTGGTTTTTGTTTTGATAATTTCAGTGAATGCAAATTCTCAGACTTTTACAGATAGCAACCTTCCTATTGTCCTTATAACAACAGATACTGATCCAAATACTGGACAACCACTTGAGATTCTAGACGATCCCAGAATTCTGGCCAGTATGAAAATAATTAAACATCCAGATGGAAGCAGAAATTATTTGACCGATAGCAATAGCGCTGCATACTTAAATTATAATGGTAGAATTAATATTGAAATACGGGGATCTAGCTCACAGACGCTTCCTAAAAAACCTTATGGACTAACTACCCTAAAATCAGACAATATAAGCAATAATAATGTTAGTTTATTAGGCATGCCAAGTGAGAACGATTGGATTTTGAATTCACTTGCTTTTGACCCATCTTTGATAAGAGATTATTTGTCTTATAATTTATCCAATAACATGGGAGATTATGCATCAAGGACAGCTTACTGTGAAGTTGTAATAAATAGCGTCTATGCAGGTTTGTATCTTTTGCAGGAAAAAATAAAATCAAATTCAAGCAGGGTTAATGTTTTAAAAATAGGAACTTCGGATATAGCCTTTCCTAATGTAACTGGTGGATATATTACAAAAACCGACAAGACTACAGGCGGCGATCCAATTGCATGGACTATGAGTTCTTATCATGAAAATGCCAGTTTTATTCACGAATTGCCAAAACCCGCATCGGTTACTTCGGATCAAAATACATATATTCATGATCAATTTTTAAAATTAGAAACTACTGCAAGTGACAGCGACCCTAACTTAATTACAGGTTACCCATCTGTTATTGATGTACCTTCTTTTGTTGATTTCATGTTAATTAATGAATTGGCTTCAAACGTAGACGCCTATCAATACAGTACTTATTATCATAAGGATAAAGGTGGGAAATTAAGAGCAGGTCCCATTTGGGATTTTAATTTGACTTATGGCAATGATTTGTTTCAATGGGGTTTTGATAGAAGCAAAACAAACGTATGGCAGTTTTCTAATGGAGATAATGAAGGCGCAAAATTCTGGACAGATTTGTTCAATAATACCACTTATAAATGCTATATGGCAAAAAGATGGAATGATTTAATTCAATCCGGACACCCCTTCAATGAGACACAAATTTCGAATTTTATTGATCAAACGGTAAATTATATTAGTGAAGCTACCATCAGGGAAAATCAAAGATGGTCTACAATCCCTAACCATGCCCAAGAAATAATTGGTATTAAGAGTTTTATTTCGAGTAGAATTTCTTGGATGAATACTAATTTAGGATCTTTTTCAGGATGTAACTCAGTAGTAAAACCGGCACTTGTTATTTCTAAAATTAATTATAATCCAAGTATTTCAACAAGTTTTCCGATTAGCAATGATTTGGAATTTATTGAAATTACCAATATGGAAAACACAACGGTGGATTTGACGGGAGTCTATTTCAAAGAATTAGGACTGACGTATCAATTTCCTGCAAACTCTCAAATTCTGGCCAACTCAAGTATCTATCTTACAAGCAATATGACCAGCTTTAATGCAAAATATGATCAAACCGCTTTTGGGCAATTTACCAGAAATTTATCGAATTCTTCCCAAAAAATTGTATTGGCAGATGGTTTTGGAAACACAATTGATACTGTTGAATATTTTGATGCTGCTCCTTGGGCGACACAAGCAGATGGTAATGGAAGTTATCTCAAACTTATAGATACTGCATTAGACAACAATTTGGCTTCAAGCTGGGTGGCAATTTCTGATGCAACTTTATCGACTTCGTCATTTGAAGTCTCGAATTCATTATCCGTTTATCCAAATCCTGTAACAAATGTTTTAAATATTGAATCCAAAAAACCAATTATTGGAATAAAAGTATTCAACATTTTGGGAACTTTGATTAATGAAAAAAAAGGAAATTCAGAAATTAAAAATTATGACTTGACCAATTATTCTAGTGGCGTTTATTTTATAACATTATATAATGATGAAGGCTTTGTGACAAAAAAAATAATAAAGAAATAATATAGGATATTTATTATGGCATTATTTGATCGATTGAATTTAAAAGCCAAATCGCTTGTCAATACAGGATTTGGTAGCAGTGCATCCAGTTATGGAGGGAGGTTCATCAATAAAGATGGCTCTGTAAATTCGGTTAAAAAAGGAATTGGATTTCTGGATAGAATCAGTTGGTATCATACCATGCTAGATATGTCTTCTTGGAAATTCCTTTCTATTCTGTTGTTGTTTTATGTTACTATTAATTTTGTATTTGCTTTACTCTATTTTGGCATTGGAATTGAGCATCTCAATGGAATTGCAACTACAGACGATGTTTGGGTACAATTTGGACAGGCTTATTTCTTTAGTGCACAGACCTTTACCACAGTAGGATATGGACATATAAGCCCAACCGGTTTTTACACTAGTGCATTATCTTCGGCAGAAGCACTAATTGGTTTGTTGAGTTTTGCTATTGCCACTGGTCTTTTTTTTGGTAGGTTCAGTAAGCCTTCTATTTTTTTGAAATTTTCGCATAATGCAATCATTGCTCCTTTTAATGATGGAAAAGCATTAATGTTTCGGCTTGCTCCTTATAAAAACACCAACTATATTGATGCCGAAGTGAATGTGACTCTTGGAATGCGAATTGAAGAAAATGGAGTTATGACTAATAAATTTTACACTTTGGATTTGGAATATCAAAGAATAAATTCGCTGGCGCTGAGTTGGACTTTGGTTCATCCGATTACCAGTGAAAGTCCTTTGTGGGAATTGGCTGCATCTGATTATGATTCGATTTTAGGTGAAATCATTGTGATTATTAAAACTTTTGATGATATGTTTAGTACCACGGTCGCAACTCGCACTTCCTATACTTTTGAAGAAGTGGTTTATGGAGCTAAATTTAAGCCGATGTATACTCGAAGCGAAAATAACAAAAGCACCATTCTGGATTTGGGGCTGTTAAATTCGTTTGATAAAATTGTTATGGATTAGCGAGTAGTTTTTCTTTTAAAATACGAACACCATCAGAAGCGATATTCGGGATTACGTGAAGAGGGTTTCTAAGATTTGGAATTTTTATGGGTTTTGGATCAATATAATAGATTGGAATTTCTTTTCGGGTAAAATCTATTAATCCAGCAGCAGGATAAACTTGTAAAGAAGTACCAATTACTGCAAAATAATCAGCTTGTTCTGTTATTTCTATCGCTTCTTCCAAAGCGGGTACTTGTTCTCCAAACCATACTATATGAGGACGAAGCTGATTTCCTTGTTGGTCAACGTCACCAAAATTCAAATCGTTGGGCCAATCTAGGATATAATTTTCATTTTTGGAACTTCGTACTTTTAATAATTCGCCATGCAAATGAGTAATTTTTGTACTTCCTGCTCGTTCATGCAAATCATCCACATTTTGGGTGATGATGTAAACATCAAAATCTTTTTCCAATTCGGCCAAAATCTGATGCCCAAAATTGGGTTGTACATTTTTTAATTGCTGGCGTCTTTGGTTGTAAAAATCAAGTACCAAAGCAGGATTTTTATACCAGCCTTCGGGAGTTGCGACATCCATTACGTTATGGCCTTCCCATAAACCATCGCTGTCACGGAATGTTTTGATTCCGCTCTCGGCACTAATTCCTGCCCCGGTAAGAACAACTAATTTCTTTTTCATCTGTAAACACATTAGATTATAAAGCTACTCTTTTTTAGTATTTTTGCCAAAAAATAATCTACAATGATTGATCTCGATTACCTTACTTTTCTTGAAAATATTTTAACAGACAACAGGAAGGAAAAATTTTTGAAAGTTTTGAAAGATAGAACCAAACATTTTACCATTGCGGTTGAAGATGTTTTTCAAATGCATAATGCCAGTGCGGTGATGCGAAGTTGTGAGGTTTTTGGAATTCAGGAATTACATGTTATCGAAGAACGTTACGGTAAACGAATCGATAAAGAAATCGCGATGGGAGCCCAAAAATGGGTTGATATTTCGACTTATGACAATGTTACGAATTGTATTGACACTTTGAAGAATAAAGGATATCAAATTATTGCCACCACGCCACACGAGAACGATTGTTTGATGGAGGATTTTGATATTTCAAAACCCAGTGCCTTATTTTTCGGAACCGAGAGAGACGGACTATCAGAGGAGATTTTAACGAGAGCGGATGGTTTTCTTAAAATTCCGATGGTTGGTTTTACGGAGAGTTTGAATATCTCAGTTTCGGCGGCTATTATTATTCAGAATCTAACGAATCGTTTGCGCAATTCGGATATTGACTGGCAATTGACAGAAGAAGAGATTTTGGTCAAAAGATTGGATTGGGCTAAGAAGTCTATCAAGGATATAAAGAGGATTGAAGAAAGGTATTATAGCAATGAAAAGTAATTAGATTACAGAAAAAAACCGAAACAAATGACAACAGAATTTCCAGTAACAAACTCTACACTCTCAGCAAAAGAACTTAGTGAATTTATTCAGCGGAAGTATAATTTAAGTGAAGGCACCGAATGCAAACTTTTCAGAGCTGGAATGAATCACGTTTATATAGTTACGGATATGAAAGAAAAATATGTTTTTCGCGTCTATACTTTTGATTGGAGAACAAAAACAGAAATAGCAGAGGAATTAAGATTGTTAATTCATTTAAAGGAAAATAAAACTCCAGTTTCATTCCCAATAGCGGATAATTTAAATGAGTATATTCAAGAATTTAATGCTCCTGAAG
Coding sequences within:
- a CDS encoding SPFH domain-containing protein produces the protein MLFFLTYWWIFLIVLSLLFYKFVLRVFFGMVIVPENKIGLVTKKFVLFGADKSLPDGRIIATKGEAGYQAKTLAPGLYWAMWPWQYGIDMASFTIIPEGNIGLLLSKDGAEIPTGRILAQKVSSDNFQDATLFLDNGGQKGRQSAFITTGSYRINTHLFEVVISPQIVISENMVGIVTAMDGEPIPIGQIAGKFVEGHNNFQDFDQFLKKGGNRGLQPQVMLAGSYYINSWAIQIEQTPMTDVPIGYVGVVISYIGEDGQDVTGDTFKHGNIVSKGQRGVWMEPFGPGKYALNKYTTKLEPVPTTNLVLNWADARSESHNLDQNLSTITVRSKDGFPFNLDVSQIIHVPANEAPKVIARFGSMNNLVSQVLEPTIGNYFRNSAQESDVISFLSTRKERQESAKNHIKVVLDEYNVNAVDTLIGDIVPPESLMKTLTDRKIAEEEQKTYQTQKMAQEQRQGMEKETAIADMQKEIVKASQSVEIAQRTADATVKKAEGDATSLKLNVNAEAEATKMRANAEAEATKARAGAQAEATKLTASAEAERISKTGLAEAEKIMAIGKSTAEAYQLQVSAMGGDNFTKYKITEEIGKGKIKVIPDVLISGTNGTDGSMSGLLGLKLMEMMDTDKSKEIPKKEK
- a CDS encoding CotH kinase family protein, with amino-acid sequence MKKKYFLNANLVSKIFLVFVLIISVNANSQTFTDSNLPIVLITTDTDPNTGQPLEILDDPRILASMKIIKHPDGSRNYLTDSNSAAYLNYNGRINIEIRGSSSQTLPKKPYGLTTLKSDNISNNNVSLLGMPSENDWILNSLAFDPSLIRDYLSYNLSNNMGDYASRTAYCEVVINSVYAGLYLLQEKIKSNSSRVNVLKIGTSDIAFPNVTGGYITKTDKTTGGDPIAWTMSSYHENASFIHELPKPASVTSDQNTYIHDQFLKLETTASDSDPNLITGYPSVIDVPSFVDFMLINELASNVDAYQYSTYYHKDKGGKLRAGPIWDFNLTYGNDLFQWGFDRSKTNVWQFSNGDNEGAKFWTDLFNNTTYKCYMAKRWNDLIQSGHPFNETQISNFIDQTVNYISEATIRENQRWSTIPNHAQEIIGIKSFISSRISWMNTNLGSFSGCNSVVKPALVISKINYNPSISTSFPISNDLEFIEITNMENTTVDLTGVYFKELGLTYQFPANSQILANSSIYLTSNMTSFNAKYDQTAFGQFTRNLSNSSQKIVLADGFGNTIDTVEYFDAAPWATQADGNGSYLKLIDTALDNNLASSWVAISDATLSTSSFEVSNSLSVYPNPVTNVLNIESKKPIIGIKVFNILGTLINEKKGNSEIKNYDLTNYSSGVYFITLYNDEGFVTKKIIKK
- a CDS encoding ion channel, yielding MALFDRLNLKAKSLVNTGFGSSASSYGGRFINKDGSVNSVKKGIGFLDRISWYHTMLDMSSWKFLSILLLFYVTINFVFALLYFGIGIEHLNGIATTDDVWVQFGQAYFFSAQTFTTVGYGHISPTGFYTSALSSAEALIGLLSFAIATGLFFGRFSKPSIFLKFSHNAIIAPFNDGKALMFRLAPYKNTNYIDAEVNVTLGMRIEENGVMTNKFYTLDLEYQRINSLALSWTLVHPITSESPLWELAASDYDSILGEIIVIIKTFDDMFSTTVATRTSYTFEEVVYGAKFKPMYTRSENNKSTILDLGLLNSFDKIVMD
- a CDS encoding SIR2 family NAD-dependent protein deacylase, which gives rise to MKKKLVVLTGAGISAESGIKTFRDSDGLWEGHNVMDVATPEGWYKNPALVLDFYNQRRQQLKNVQPNFGHQILAELEKDFDVYIITQNVDDLHERAGSTKITHLHGELLKVRSSKNENYILDWPNDLNFGDVDQQGNQLRPHIVWFGEQVPALEEAIEITEQADYFAVIGTSLQVYPAAGLIDFTRKEIPIYYIDPKPIKIPNLRNPLHVIPNIASDGVRILKEKLLANP
- a CDS encoding TrmH family RNA methyltransferase, which codes for MIDLDYLTFLENILTDNRKEKFLKVLKDRTKHFTIAVEDVFQMHNASAVMRSCEVFGIQELHVIEERYGKRIDKEIAMGAQKWVDISTYDNVTNCIDTLKNKGYQIIATTPHENDCLMEDFDISKPSALFFGTERDGLSEEILTRADGFLKIPMVGFTESLNISVSAAIIIQNLTNRLRNSDIDWQLTEEEILVKRLDWAKKSIKDIKRIEERYYSNEK